In Gossypium arboreum isolate Shixiya-1 chromosome 6, ASM2569848v2, whole genome shotgun sequence, the following are encoded in one genomic region:
- the LOC108470590 gene encoding nuclear transcription factor Y subunit A-3-like isoform X1 yields the protein MTKSVYLLIRIFLVLHQNSRQLMSYMAVRIQSLSKKNFDERFSIFSLPHISVGFQPWWNSNEQKIAHSLPQNISLKVETPSKLHHNAKHLDHQLPDLESTSAQAIGQSRLEMGVTRGSNPSFYSSDFGEDESCGKDIEGQMKPINNPNTVFSPSNPNYNLSMASAQYPYADICIGGLFTPYGQPAIIQAQMARGSAPARLPLPLDLAEDGPVYVNAKQYHGILRRRRYRAKLEAQNKLVKSRKPYLHESRHLHALNRVRGSGGRFLSKKKLQQPHHPTSNPSSRSISDASCLDRKNSGSELGSHLHVGGCSSSSTSCSDISSASNNNGSFQLRKQGFIDISPGVRSMCNGIQNCASVGL from the exons ATGACAAAGAGTGTCTATTTGTTGATAAGGATCTTCTTGGTTTTGCATCAAAATTCAAGACAATTGATGAGTTATATGGCTGTTCGGATTCAAAGCTTGTCAAAGAAAAACTTTGATGAAAGGTTTTCCATTTTTTCGCTACCCCATATATCTGTTGGTTTCCAACCATGGTGGAACTCAAATGAACAGAAAATTGCACATTCTTTACCCCAAAATATAAGCTTGAAAGTGGAAACTCCCTCCAAACTCCATCATAATGCAAAGCATTTAGATCATCAACTACCAGACCTGGAATCGACCTCAGCTCAAGCGATTGGTCAATCACGTCTTGAAATGGGTGTCACAAGAGGGTCTAATCCTTCATTCTATTCATCTGATTTTG GTGAGGATGAAAGTTGTGGGAAGGACATTGAAGGTCAAATGAAGCCGATTAACAATCCCAACACTGTGTTCAGCCCTTCCAATCCAAACTATAACCTTTCAATG GCTTCTGCTCAATATCCTTATGCGGACATATGCATTGGTGGCCTATTTACTCCATATGGGCAACCAGCTATT ATTCAGGCCCAGATGGCAAGAGGAAGTGCACCAGCACGACTTCCATTACCACTTGATCTTGCAGAAGATGGCCCTGTTTATGTCAATGCAAAACAATATCATGGGATTCTTAGGAGAAGGCGTTATCGTGCAAAGCTTGAAGCACAAAACAAACTTGTCAAATCTCGAAAG CCCTACCTTCATGAATCTCGACATCTTCATGCACTGAATAGAGTTAGGGGATCTGGTGGACGTTTTCTTAGCAAAAAGAAGCTCCAACAGCCTCATCATCCAACTTCTAACCCGAGTTCCCGTTCCATCTCTGATGCCAGCTGCTTAGACCGAAAGAATAGTGGATCAGAACTCGGGAGCCATTTGCATGTGGGAGGCTGCAGCAGTTCAAGTACAAGCTGCTCGGACATCTCAAGTGCGTCCAACAACAATGGCAGTTTCCAGCTACGGAAACAAGGATTCATTGACATCTCTCCTGGTGTGAGGAGCATGTGCAATGGAATACAAAACTGTGCTTCAGTTGGCCTGTAA
- the LOC108470590 gene encoding nuclear transcription factor Y subunit A-7-like isoform X3 has product MLFLHIQASQDPIGEDESCGKDIEGQMKPINNPNTVFSPSNPNYNLSMASAQYPYADICIGGLFTPYGQPAIIQAQMARGSAPARLPLPLDLAEDGPVYVNAKQYHGILRRRRYRAKLEAQNKLVKSRKPYLHESRHLHALNRVRGSGGRFLSKKKLQQPHHPTSNPSSRSISDASCLDRKNSGSELGSHLHVGGCSSSSTSCSDISSASNNNGSFQLRKQGFIDISPGVRSMCNGIQNCASVGL; this is encoded by the exons ATGCTGTTTCTTCATATTCAAGCCTCACAAGATCCTATAG GTGAGGATGAAAGTTGTGGGAAGGACATTGAAGGTCAAATGAAGCCGATTAACAATCCCAACACTGTGTTCAGCCCTTCCAATCCAAACTATAACCTTTCAATG GCTTCTGCTCAATATCCTTATGCGGACATATGCATTGGTGGCCTATTTACTCCATATGGGCAACCAGCTATT ATTCAGGCCCAGATGGCAAGAGGAAGTGCACCAGCACGACTTCCATTACCACTTGATCTTGCAGAAGATGGCCCTGTTTATGTCAATGCAAAACAATATCATGGGATTCTTAGGAGAAGGCGTTATCGTGCAAAGCTTGAAGCACAAAACAAACTTGTCAAATCTCGAAAG CCCTACCTTCATGAATCTCGACATCTTCATGCACTGAATAGAGTTAGGGGATCTGGTGGACGTTTTCTTAGCAAAAAGAAGCTCCAACAGCCTCATCATCCAACTTCTAACCCGAGTTCCCGTTCCATCTCTGATGCCAGCTGCTTAGACCGAAAGAATAGTGGATCAGAACTCGGGAGCCATTTGCATGTGGGAGGCTGCAGCAGTTCAAGTACAAGCTGCTCGGACATCTCAAGTGCGTCCAACAACAATGGCAGTTTCCAGCTACGGAAACAAGGATTCATTGACATCTCTCCTGGTGTGAGGAGCATGTGCAATGGAATACAAAACTGTGCTTCAGTTGGCCTGTAA
- the LOC108470590 gene encoding nuclear transcription factor Y subunit A-3-like isoform X2, giving the protein MTKSVYLLIRIFLVLHQNSRQLMSYMAVRIQSLSKKNFDERFSIFSLPHISVGFQPWWNSNEQKIAHSLPQNISLKVETPSKLHHNAKHLDHQLPDLESTSAQAIGQSRLEMGVTRGSNPSFYSSDFGEDESCGKDIEGQMKPINNPNTVFSPSNPNYNLSMASAQYPYADICIGGLFTPYGQPAIAQMARGSAPARLPLPLDLAEDGPVYVNAKQYHGILRRRRYRAKLEAQNKLVKSRKPYLHESRHLHALNRVRGSGGRFLSKKKLQQPHHPTSNPSSRSISDASCLDRKNSGSELGSHLHVGGCSSSSTSCSDISSASNNNGSFQLRKQGFIDISPGVRSMCNGIQNCASVGL; this is encoded by the exons ATGACAAAGAGTGTCTATTTGTTGATAAGGATCTTCTTGGTTTTGCATCAAAATTCAAGACAATTGATGAGTTATATGGCTGTTCGGATTCAAAGCTTGTCAAAGAAAAACTTTGATGAAAGGTTTTCCATTTTTTCGCTACCCCATATATCTGTTGGTTTCCAACCATGGTGGAACTCAAATGAACAGAAAATTGCACATTCTTTACCCCAAAATATAAGCTTGAAAGTGGAAACTCCCTCCAAACTCCATCATAATGCAAAGCATTTAGATCATCAACTACCAGACCTGGAATCGACCTCAGCTCAAGCGATTGGTCAATCACGTCTTGAAATGGGTGTCACAAGAGGGTCTAATCCTTCATTCTATTCATCTGATTTTG GTGAGGATGAAAGTTGTGGGAAGGACATTGAAGGTCAAATGAAGCCGATTAACAATCCCAACACTGTGTTCAGCCCTTCCAATCCAAACTATAACCTTTCAATG GCTTCTGCTCAATATCCTTATGCGGACATATGCATTGGTGGCCTATTTACTCCATATGGGCAACCAGCTATT GCCCAGATGGCAAGAGGAAGTGCACCAGCACGACTTCCATTACCACTTGATCTTGCAGAAGATGGCCCTGTTTATGTCAATGCAAAACAATATCATGGGATTCTTAGGAGAAGGCGTTATCGTGCAAAGCTTGAAGCACAAAACAAACTTGTCAAATCTCGAAAG CCCTACCTTCATGAATCTCGACATCTTCATGCACTGAATAGAGTTAGGGGATCTGGTGGACGTTTTCTTAGCAAAAAGAAGCTCCAACAGCCTCATCATCCAACTTCTAACCCGAGTTCCCGTTCCATCTCTGATGCCAGCTGCTTAGACCGAAAGAATAGTGGATCAGAACTCGGGAGCCATTTGCATGTGGGAGGCTGCAGCAGTTCAAGTACAAGCTGCTCGGACATCTCAAGTGCGTCCAACAACAATGGCAGTTTCCAGCTACGGAAACAAGGATTCATTGACATCTCTCCTGGTGTGAGGAGCATGTGCAATGGAATACAAAACTGTGCTTCAGTTGGCCTGTAA